CGCCTGACCTGGGGGGCATCTATAGTCTTGGGGCTGGCCGTCGAGGCGTAGCGCAGCCTGGTAGCGCACTACCTTGGGGTGGTAGGGGTCGTGAGTTCAAATCTCGCCGCCTCGACCAGCACGAAGCTCCCTCTCAGAGGGAGTTTTTTCTTTGGCCCGCTGGTGCTCAGTTCAGGCGTCTTCCCCGCTCGGCCTGTTCCAGCGCGCGCCAGCCCGGGGAGCCCCAGCCCAGACATCCGTCGCGGTGGAGCCGCCGCAGGGTGGGGAGGTGATACCACTCGCCGTCCACCCGCACGATCTCTCCCGGGCGGAAGGGGGCGGGGAGGAGCCGGGTCCTGGACCGTCCCCGGACGAACGCGCGGTTGGGGAAGGAGCGTCCGCCCAGGGTCCCGTTCCGGGGAGGCGGCGTCTTCCACGCCGAGTCGGCTTGCCGTCCAGAACGACGGCTCACGGCCCAGCCCGACGCGCCCAGGAGCAGGAGGAGCAACAGGACGCTCATTCCGGGAGCCTCCCCGGGGACGCAAGAAAAGGAGAGGCCCCCCCGAAGAAGGACCCCTCCCGCGTCATCCCTGTCCTCACGCCTCGGCGTTCTTGCCCTTGCCCTGCGGCGCGTCGGGCATCCGGCGCAGCTCGGCGGCGGGCACGCCCAGCAGCATCCCCTGTTCGGTGTGGACGTCCACCGTCCCGCTGAGGGGGTGGAGCTTGGTGACCTTGCCGCAGGCGCCGCTTCCCTCGTGGCAGACGCGGGCGTTCTTGCGCGGGAGATCGCCCAGGAGATCGAGGTACTGGGTGTGCTCGAATTGCAGGCAGCACAGCAGCCGCCCGCAGGGGCCCGAGAGCTTTTCCGGGTTGAGGGGAAGCTGCTGGTCGCGCGCCATGCGGATGCTGACGGGCGCGAACTCCTGGAGGTGATTGGACGAGCAGTTCTCGCGCCCGCAGGCCCCCAGCGTGCCGATCATCTGCGCCTGCTCGCGCGGGCCCACCGCCGCGAAGTTCACCCGGGCGCGGGTGTGTGACCGCAGATCGCTGATCAGGCTGCCGAGTTCGAT
This genomic interval from Deinococcus aestuarii contains the following:
- a CDS encoding PSP1 domain-containing protein; this translates as MLSPEPHAVGTRVVVQGKRGQEVATVRGEPSTPEEHGRYGTVLRAAGPEDLARWDELYRQGEDLKWLLRARARERRLPVKLVAVEFTLDESLVTVSYSAEDRIELGSLISDLRSHTRARVNFAAVGPREQAQMIGTLGACGRENCSSNHLQEFAPVSIRMARDQQLPLNPEKLSGPCGRLLCCLQFEHTQYLDLLGDLPRKNARVCHEGSGACGKVTKLHPLSGTVDVHTEQGMLLGVPAAELRRMPDAPQGKGKNAEA